In a single window of the Renibacterium salmoninarum ATCC 33209 genome:
- a CDS encoding energy-coupling factor ABC transporter ATP-binding protein, with the protein MTIELTGVSVRVPAVESQRGPGGSANEIELLAEISLSLPQQRVSVIGANGSGKSTLLRLFNGLIHPTSGTVSVNGLDTVREGPAVRRRVGFMFTDPLSQLVMPTALEDIELSLRRKHPGKADRRAAAEAWLDRFGLSALGDQSVYSLSGGERQLVALASVLAVEPEILVLDEPTTLLDLANTYRLRQLLAALDLQIVMATHDLELAAEADRLLWVANGHIAYDGEPTAGIEKYRQRTAAEANAPRKGPVS; encoded by the coding sequence ATGACCATCGAACTAACCGGCGTCAGCGTCCGTGTCCCAGCCGTCGAAAGTCAACGCGGCCCAGGTGGCAGCGCGAATGAAATTGAGTTGCTCGCTGAAATTTCCTTGAGTTTGCCGCAGCAACGAGTATCAGTCATCGGCGCCAATGGATCTGGAAAATCAACGCTTCTTCGACTGTTCAACGGTTTGATTCATCCCACATCTGGCACGGTAAGCGTCAATGGTTTAGATACTGTCCGCGAAGGTCCAGCGGTGCGGCGGCGGGTTGGCTTCATGTTCACCGACCCACTCTCCCAGCTGGTGATGCCGACCGCTCTGGAAGACATTGAACTTTCGCTTCGACGTAAACATCCCGGTAAGGCTGACCGCCGCGCCGCCGCGGAGGCTTGGCTGGATCGGTTTGGTCTCAGCGCACTCGGCGATCAAAGCGTGTACTCGCTTTCTGGCGGTGAGCGCCAACTCGTTGCGCTCGCCAGCGTGCTCGCCGTCGAGCCGGAAATTCTGGTCTTAGACGAACCGACGACGCTGTTAGACCTGGCAAATACTTATCGGTTACGTCAGCTTTTGGCAGCTTTAGATCTCCAAATCGTCATGGCCACCCATGATCTAGAACTCGCGGCCGAAGCAGACCGGCTGCTCTGGGTTGCTAACGGTCACATCGCTTACGACGGCGAGCCCACAGCAGGAATAGAGAAGTACCGTCAACGGACGGCCGCCGAGGCAAACGCGCCGCGCAAAGGGCCGGTGAGCTAG
- a CDS encoding biotin transporter BioY has protein sequence MSKSAVSGTVTTPQLKTRQRWGGQDLSLIAVFAALLVVSAVVPPIQIGNVLSVPLTLQTLVVTLTGLLLGASRAFAAVGLYTLLGLLGLPIFSGFRGGLAVLVGPGAGYLLSFPFASALVGAIAALILRRGLRQRALWFSVAGLAGMVLNHLLGIIGMAINGKLAFDVAVLTDLRFVPGDILKIVLAVIIALSLHRAFPNLIRRR, from the coding sequence ATGAGCAAAAGTGCAGTCAGCGGCACTGTGACCACGCCGCAACTGAAAACTCGTCAGCGCTGGGGCGGCCAAGACCTTTCGCTGATCGCGGTTTTTGCTGCCCTTTTAGTAGTGAGCGCGGTCGTACCGCCAATTCAGATCGGCAACGTCCTGAGTGTTCCACTAACTTTGCAAACCCTAGTCGTCACACTAACCGGCTTACTGCTGGGTGCCAGCAGAGCCTTTGCGGCCGTGGGGTTGTACACCCTGCTGGGTTTACTAGGCCTGCCCATCTTCTCGGGCTTTCGCGGCGGTCTAGCAGTTCTGGTTGGACCAGGCGCCGGCTATCTGCTGAGCTTCCCCTTTGCCTCGGCATTGGTCGGCGCGATTGCGGCATTGATCCTCCGGCGCGGCCTGCGCCAACGTGCGCTTTGGTTTAGCGTCGCAGGCTTGGCTGGGATGGTCTTGAATCATTTGCTTGGCATCATCGGTATGGCGATTAACGGAAAATTGGCTTTCGACGTCGCAGTGCTCACTGATCTGCGCTTCGTCCCAGGAGACATCCTTAAGATTGTGCTGGCCGTGATCATTGCACTCAGCTTGCATCGGGCATTCCCGAACCTGATACGCCGTCGCTAA